One genomic segment of [Phormidium] sp. ETS-05 includes these proteins:
- the petN gene encoding cytochrome b6-f complex subunit PetN, giving the protein MDIITLGWASLLTVFTFSIAMVVWARNGF; this is encoded by the coding sequence ATGGATATCATCACTCTCGGTTGGGCCTCACTCTTGACGGTGTTCACCTTCTCGATCGCTATGGTGGTCTGGGCTCGCAACGGGTTCTAA
- a CDS encoding DJ-1/PfpI family protein: MNAKKILMLVGDFVEDYEVMVPFQSLLMVGHLVDAICPGKKAGEKVRTAVHDFEGDQTYSEKPGHNFTLNANFDDINPATYDALVIPGGRAPEYIRLNEKVIEITRHFANTNKPIAAVCHGLLVLAAAGTLTGKRCTAYPACGPEVTLAGGHYTEVPADGVVVDGNLVTAPAWPAHPYWLAEFLKLLGTNITHNS; the protein is encoded by the coding sequence ATGAATGCTAAGAAAATTTTAATGCTCGTGGGGGACTTCGTAGAAGATTACGAAGTGATGGTCCCCTTCCAATCCCTGCTGATGGTTGGTCACTTAGTGGATGCCATCTGTCCCGGCAAAAAAGCTGGGGAAAAAGTCCGCACCGCTGTCCATGACTTTGAGGGAGACCAGACTTACAGCGAAAAACCCGGGCACAACTTCACCCTCAACGCCAATTTCGATGACATCAACCCCGCTACCTACGATGCGCTGGTGATTCCTGGCGGTAGAGCCCCAGAATACATCCGCCTCAATGAGAAAGTTATAGAAATTACGCGCCACTTCGCCAACACAAATAAACCCATAGCGGCAGTCTGTCACGGTTTGCTCGTGTTAGCAGCCGCCGGGACCCTCACCGGGAAACGCTGCACCGCCTACCCCGCCTGCGGCCCAGAAGTCACCCTCGCTGGCGGTCACTACACCGAAGTTCCCGCCGATGGCGTGGTCGTTGATGGCAACCTCGTCACCGCTCCTGCTTGGCCCGCTCATCCTTATTGGTTAGCCGAATTCCTCAAACTTTTGGGCACCAATATCACCCATAATTCCTAG